The Lysobacter sp. genome includes a window with the following:
- a CDS encoding MFS transporter, with product MAYNQFELLRQRRFLPFFVVQSLGAFNDNVYRQAIIGLLFWLGIDEQQKTLYTNLAPALFILPFFLFSATAGQIAEKLEKSRLIRITTTMEIAIMSVAAVGFLLQNMPLLLVALFGTGVQSALFGPVKYSILPSVLKPEELTGGNGLVEMGTSVSILMGMIVGGMIFKLAGSHGPETAAVAIVLLAIAGNAVSRLVPKVDAGAPELKVHVNPIPESLRVMALARKQLAVRNAMLGVSWFWFIGTALTAQLPNYAEKYLGGDETLYLFALGVFSIGTGIGSLLCEKLSARTVEIGLVPLGAFGMSFFLFDLYFARSGVAGVAGLDIAGFLHQAGSWRVSLDLFGVGMFAGFFLVPLFALIQSRTPKQELSRVISGVNIQNAFFIVLAAVLGIALQMEQFTIGSTTIRMPGLGIPQLFLCLAIANTLVAIWIFTIVPEFLMRFLSWMFVRALYRLQLHGIEQHVPDEGPALIVCNHVSYMDALILSASIPRPVRFVMYYKIFNVPVMRWIFRTSKAIPIAGAKEDPEVMRRAFEEIDAALADGQLVCIFPEGALTRDGAIAPFKAGVLRALERRPVPVVPMALKNMWTSMWSKRDGRMRQMRLPRRFRAHVEVVAGPPIDGRGVAVATLEAKVRALRGDAA from the coding sequence ATGGCCTACAACCAGTTCGAACTGTTGCGGCAGCGCCGCTTCCTGCCTTTTTTCGTCGTCCAATCGCTGGGCGCGTTCAACGACAATGTCTACCGTCAGGCCATCATCGGTCTGTTGTTCTGGCTGGGCATCGACGAACAACAGAAGACGCTGTACACCAATCTCGCGCCGGCGCTGTTCATCCTGCCGTTCTTCCTGTTTTCGGCCACCGCCGGCCAGATAGCGGAGAAGCTCGAAAAATCGCGGCTGATCCGCATCACCACCACGATGGAAATCGCGATCATGTCGGTGGCGGCGGTGGGCTTCCTGCTGCAGAACATGCCGCTGCTGCTGGTGGCGCTGTTCGGCACCGGCGTGCAGTCCGCGCTGTTCGGTCCGGTCAAGTATTCGATCCTGCCGTCGGTGCTGAAGCCCGAAGAGCTGACCGGCGGCAACGGCCTGGTCGAGATGGGCACCTCGGTGTCGATCCTGATGGGCATGATCGTGGGCGGGATGATCTTCAAACTCGCCGGCAGCCATGGCCCGGAAACCGCTGCGGTCGCGATCGTTCTGCTGGCGATCGCAGGCAATGCGGTCAGCCGTCTCGTGCCCAAGGTCGATGCCGGCGCGCCGGAGCTCAAGGTCCACGTCAATCCGATCCCGGAGTCGCTGCGGGTGATGGCCCTGGCGCGCAAGCAACTCGCGGTGCGCAACGCGATGCTCGGCGTGTCCTGGTTCTGGTTCATCGGTACCGCGCTCACCGCGCAGTTGCCGAACTACGCCGAAAAATACCTGGGCGGCGACGAAACCCTGTATCTGTTCGCGCTGGGGGTGTTTTCGATCGGTACCGGGATCGGTTCGTTGTTGTGCGAAAAGCTGTCGGCGCGCACGGTCGAGATCGGGCTGGTGCCGCTGGGCGCGTTCGGCATGAGCTTTTTCCTGTTCGACCTCTACTTCGCGCGCAGTGGCGTCGCCGGCGTCGCCGGGCTGGACATCGCGGGCTTCCTGCATCAGGCCGGCAGCTGGCGGGTGTCGCTGGACCTGTTCGGCGTGGGCATGTTCGCCGGCTTCTTCCTCGTGCCGCTGTTCGCGCTGATCCAGAGCCGCACGCCCAAGCAGGAACTGTCCCGGGTGATCTCCGGCGTGAACATCCAGAACGCGTTCTTCATCGTGCTGGCTGCGGTGCTGGGCATCGCGCTGCAGATGGAACAGTTCACGATCGGCTCGACCACGATCAGGATGCCCGGCCTCGGCATTCCGCAGCTGTTCCTCTGCCTGGCCATCGCCAACACGCTGGTGGCGATCTGGATCTTCACGATCGTGCCCGAATTCCTGATGCGCTTTCTCAGCTGGATGTTCGTGCGCGCGCTCTACCGGCTGCAGCTGCACGGCATCGAGCAGCACGTTCCCGACGAAGGCCCGGCGCTGATCGTGTGCAACCACGTCAGCTACATGGACGCGCTGATCCTGTCGGCCAGCATCCCGCGGCCGGTGCGCTTCGTCATGTACTACAAGATCTTCAATGTGCCGGTGATGCGCTGGATCTTCCGCACCAGCAAGGCGATTCCCATCGCCGGCGCAAAGGAGGATCCAGAGGTGATGCGGCGCGCGTTCGAGGAGATCGACGCGGCGCTGGCCGACGGTCAGCTGGTCTGCATCTTCCCGGAGGGCGCGCTGACCCGCGATGGCGCGATCGCCCCGTTCAAGGCGGGCGTGCTGCGTGCGCTGGAACGACGCCCGGTGCCGGTGGTGCCGATGGCGCTGAAGAACATGTGGACCAGCATGTGGAGCAAGCGCGACGGGCGCATGCGCCAGATGCGCCTGCCGCGCCGGTTCCGTGCGCATGTGGAAGTGGTGGCCGGGCCGCCCATCGACGGACGCGGGGTCGCGGTGGCGACGCTCGAAGCCAAGGTCCGCGCGCTGCGCGGCGACGCGGCCTGA
- a CDS encoding histidine kinase, giving the protein MEDAKWSDTAKGLVLSAAYCASFLGAWCLSFDQWYLPAGLRAASLLFVPYRYWPYLFAGDAAALLVIRVPKADQYSAFWVYLSPFLLMPLVASLALVLRNKLKTHRDKARWLPLVGLSIALWSSLLNMALGYFLYGPRSSVTFANFYKLSVGDYLGILMVILPVLLFMGRNSGQIMPRHAVRDALIAGAAIFALYCVAAIPMLEAAFHQGLLMLMILPVVGLTFRHGWRGAAVGILAVNIVTAMKIPYMNAPGTHDAEIFVTQQALAIAATGLLMLGTVISDLFDKARTAGVAEKEALLLAQNSFLSSESKLRDQVIYMAQMQLRLDDYRDDLVSWLKQHRHFEAAMDLNSSGVAHARLFDQQALALYPMRIEAQGLYAVLNAEAFTDFWANETAVRYQLRGQPKRLTVDLQLAAYRCVCNAFALLSECDPEQYTVKTRVWRYHGKRGIALFVIAKPTVDLDLQHSQAGLLAAMELEGRVKAHGGAVRRRHLNRISMLLSEPVDAESTLH; this is encoded by the coding sequence ATGGAAGATGCCAAGTGGAGCGATACAGCCAAAGGCCTCGTGCTCAGCGCGGCTTATTGCGCTTCGTTCCTGGGGGCGTGGTGCCTCTCGTTCGATCAGTGGTACCTGCCTGCCGGCCTCCGCGCGGCTTCGCTGCTGTTCGTTCCCTACCGGTACTGGCCCTACCTGTTCGCGGGCGATGCGGCGGCGCTGCTGGTCATCCGGGTGCCGAAAGCGGACCAGTACAGCGCATTCTGGGTCTATCTCAGCCCGTTCCTGCTGATGCCCCTGGTGGCGTCGCTGGCCCTGGTGCTGCGCAACAAACTCAAGACCCATCGCGACAAGGCACGCTGGCTTCCGCTGGTCGGGCTGTCGATCGCCCTGTGGTCGTCCCTCCTGAACATGGCGCTGGGCTACTTTTTGTACGGCCCACGGTCTTCGGTGACCTTCGCGAATTTCTACAAGCTCTCCGTCGGCGACTATCTCGGGATCCTGATGGTGATCCTGCCTGTCCTGCTCTTCATGGGCAGGAACAGCGGGCAGATCATGCCCAGGCATGCGGTACGCGACGCCCTCATCGCCGGCGCGGCGATCTTCGCCCTCTACTGCGTCGCCGCCATCCCGATGCTGGAAGCCGCGTTCCACCAGGGCCTGCTGATGCTGATGATCCTGCCGGTCGTCGGGCTGACGTTCCGGCACGGCTGGCGAGGTGCGGCTGTCGGCATCCTGGCCGTGAATATCGTCACGGCCATGAAAATCCCTTACATGAACGCGCCCGGCACCCACGACGCCGAAATCTTCGTCACCCAGCAGGCACTGGCGATCGCGGCGACGGGATTGTTGATGCTCGGCACGGTGATTTCGGATCTCTTCGACAAGGCCCGCACCGCGGGTGTTGCCGAAAAAGAGGCGCTGCTGCTCGCGCAGAACAGTTTCCTGTCGAGCGAGAGCAAGCTGCGCGACCAGGTGATCTACATGGCGCAAATGCAGCTGCGCCTCGACGACTACCGCGACGACCTGGTGTCGTGGCTGAAGCAGCATCGACATTTCGAGGCCGCGATGGATCTGAACAGCTCCGGCGTGGCCCATGCCCGGTTGTTCGACCAGCAGGCACTGGCGCTGTATCCGATGCGGATCGAAGCGCAGGGGCTGTACGCCGTGCTCAACGCCGAAGCCTTCACCGATTTCTGGGCGAACGAAACCGCCGTGCGCTATCAGCTGCGCGGCCAGCCCAAACGCCTGACCGTGGACCTGCAACTGGCCGCCTATCGCTGCGTGTGCAACGCATTCGCGCTGTTGTCAGAATGCGACCCGGAGCAATACACCGTGAAAACAAGGGTTTGGCGATACCACGGCAAGCGCGGGATCGCCTTGTTCGTGATCGCGAAGCCGACGGTCGATCTGGATCTACAGCACAGTCAGGCCGGTCTGCTGGCCGCCATGGAACTGGAAGGCCGGGTCAAAGCGCATGGCGGCGCCGTGAGGCGCCGCCATCTCAATCGCATCAGCATGTTGTTATCCGAGCCCGTGGATGCGGAGTCGACGCTTCACTGA
- a CDS encoding GNAT family N-acetyltransferase, whose amino-acid sequence MTRILIRDAKEPDFDRIVELNAAAVRETSAMDLDRLQRLHTLAFQHRVALADGRLVGFLLSMRDGAEYANDNFGWFAGRYPHFVYIDRIVVDGAFAGQGIGRLLYEDLFSRSRAEGIGIVACEYNLDPPNPASNAFHLRFGFVEVGRQRVADGTKLVSLQVAQLPGSVAP is encoded by the coding sequence ATGACCCGGATCCTCATTCGAGACGCGAAGGAACCCGACTTCGATCGCATCGTCGAACTCAACGCTGCAGCCGTGCGCGAAACCAGCGCGATGGATCTCGATCGGCTGCAGCGGTTGCACACGCTCGCGTTCCAGCACCGTGTCGCGCTGGCCGATGGCCGGCTCGTCGGATTCCTGCTCTCGATGCGCGATGGCGCCGAATACGCCAACGACAACTTCGGCTGGTTCGCCGGCCGTTATCCGCATTTCGTGTATATCGACCGGATCGTGGTCGACGGCGCCTTCGCGGGACAGGGCATCGGACGTCTTCTCTACGAGGACCTGTTCTCGCGGTCGCGGGCGGAGGGCATCGGTATCGTCGCCTGCGAATACAACCTCGATCCGCCCAATCCCGCCTCGAACGCATTCCACCTCCGCTTCGGATTCGTGGAAGTCGGCAGGCAACGCGTGGCCGACGGGACCAAACTGGTCTCTCTGCAGGTCGCGCAATTGCCCGGATCCGTCGCACCATGA
- the purD gene encoding phosphoribosylamine--glycine ligase, with amino-acid sequence MKLLVIGAGGREHALAWKLAQSGRVGEVLVAPGNAGTATEAKCRNVDVKATDIDGLVALVRAEGVAVTVVGPEGPLVAGVVDRFRSEGLRIFGPTAAAAQLEGSKAFAKDFLDRHGIPTAYYAVHTEVDAALEYVRSKGAPIVVKADGLAAGKGVIVAMTLPEAEDAVRDMLSGNAFGSAGSRVVIEEFLDGEEASFISMVDGVTALPMATSQDHKRVGDGDTGPNTGGMGAYSPAPVVTPEVHARVMREVVEPTVRGMAADGVPFTGFLYAGLMIDAAGMPKVIEFNVRFGDPETQPVMLRLDSDLLDLVEAAIDERLHAVEARWNPQPSLGVVMAAAHYPDTPKTGDVIRGLSVPQAAGTKVFHAGTRLDDDRNVVTSGGRVLCVCALGATVADAQRGAYAAMENISWPGEFHRHDIGWRAIAREA; translated from the coding sequence ATGAAACTCCTGGTCATCGGCGCCGGCGGCCGTGAACACGCCCTCGCCTGGAAACTCGCGCAATCCGGGCGCGTCGGCGAAGTGCTGGTCGCGCCGGGCAACGCCGGCACGGCGACGGAGGCGAAGTGCCGCAATGTCGATGTGAAGGCCACCGATATCGACGGCCTTGTCGCGCTGGTGCGCGCGGAAGGTGTCGCCGTCACCGTGGTCGGCCCCGAAGGACCGCTGGTCGCGGGTGTCGTCGATCGTTTCCGCAGCGAAGGCCTGCGCATCTTCGGCCCCACCGCCGCCGCCGCGCAGCTCGAAGGCAGCAAGGCATTCGCGAAGGATTTCCTCGATCGCCACGGCATCCCGACTGCGTACTACGCCGTGCATACCGAAGTCGATGCGGCACTCGAATACGTCCGCAGCAAAGGCGCGCCGATCGTGGTCAAGGCCGATGGCCTGGCCGCCGGCAAGGGCGTGATCGTGGCGATGACGCTTCCGGAAGCCGAAGACGCAGTGCGCGACATGCTTTCGGGCAACGCGTTCGGCAGTGCCGGTTCGCGGGTGGTCATCGAGGAATTCCTCGACGGCGAGGAGGCGAGTTTCATCTCGATGGTGGACGGCGTCACCGCGCTGCCGATGGCCACATCGCAGGACCACAAGCGCGTGGGCGACGGCGACACCGGGCCGAACACCGGTGGCATGGGCGCGTATTCGCCCGCGCCGGTGGTGACGCCCGAGGTGCATGCACGCGTCATGCGCGAAGTCGTCGAACCGACCGTGCGCGGCATGGCCGCCGATGGCGTGCCGTTCACCGGTTTTCTCTATGCAGGGCTGATGATCGACGCGGCCGGCATGCCGAAAGTGATCGAATTCAACGTGCGCTTCGGCGATCCGGAAACGCAGCCGGTGATGCTGAGATTGGACTCGGATCTGCTGGATCTGGTCGAAGCGGCCATCGACGAGCGGCTGCACGCGGTCGAAGCGCGCTGGAACCCGCAGCCGTCGTTGGGCGTCGTCATGGCAGCGGCGCACTATCCCGATACGCCGAAGACCGGCGATGTCATCCGGGGACTATCCGTGCCGCAGGCTGCGGGCACCAAGGTCTTCCACGCCGGCACGCGGCTCGACGATGATCGCAACGTCGTCACCAGCGGCGGTCGCGTGCTCTGCGTCTGCGCGCTGGGCGCCACGGTGGCGGATGCGCAGCGCGGGGCCTATGCGGCGATGGAAAACATTTCCTGGCCCGGCGAATTCCATCGCCACGACATCGGTTGGCGCGCGATAGCGCGCGAGGCCTGA
- a CDS encoding DUF3426 domain-containing protein, giving the protein MFINCPYCRTLVATDPVTDLPPTHCPQCMSLLRRDATVEDDDTAPLPIDLGDLLESRADDAAEEKATVRDAFREAADPDAPDDIANGIEAETPPSEDAFDDALDREEERGAEVVAPAVAEPAAGAAVPVAAAAVAPGNRRSRNAPSFVRGAGGTPASPRERWLPAIAAMLALLLGLQWLLADRARLAADPQWRPVLNAVCKALRCELPPWREPAAFTLLQRDVRQHPDIPGALRVSATFRNDARWSQPWPSLRLTLSDVNGRPAGERSFRAEEYLGGPPSQPELASGESATVAMDILEPAARIVAYDFSFR; this is encoded by the coding sequence ATGTTCATCAACTGCCCCTATTGCCGCACGCTGGTCGCAACCGATCCGGTCACCGACCTGCCGCCCACGCATTGCCCGCAGTGCATGAGCCTGTTGCGCCGCGATGCCACCGTCGAAGACGACGACACGGCACCGTTGCCGATCGATCTTGGTGACCTGTTGGAATCGCGCGCCGACGACGCGGCCGAAGAAAAAGCAACCGTGCGCGACGCGTTTCGCGAAGCGGCGGATCCCGATGCTCCCGACGATATCGCGAACGGGATCGAAGCGGAAACGCCCCCCAGCGAAGACGCGTTCGATGATGCCCTCGACAGAGAAGAAGAACGCGGCGCCGAAGTCGTCGCACCGGCTGTCGCCGAACCGGCGGCTGGCGCAGCGGTGCCTGTCGCCGCTGCTGCGGTCGCACCGGGGAATCGCAGGTCGCGCAACGCGCCGAGTTTCGTGCGCGGCGCCGGCGGCACGCCGGCAAGCCCGCGCGAACGCTGGCTGCCCGCAATCGCGGCGATGCTCGCACTGCTGCTTGGGCTGCAATGGTTGCTCGCAGATCGCGCGCGTTTGGCCGCCGATCCGCAGTGGCGCCCGGTCTTGAATGCGGTGTGCAAGGCGCTGCGCTGCGAGCTGCCGCCGTGGCGCGAACCCGCCGCTTTCACGCTGCTGCAGCGCGATGTGCGCCAGCATCCGGATATTCCCGGCGCACTGCGCGTATCGGCGACGTTCCGCAACGATGCGCGATGGTCGCAACCTTGGCCGTCACTGCGGTTGACCTTGTCCGATGTCAACGGCCGGCCCGCCGGCGAACGCAGTTTCCGCGCCGAAGAGTATCTCGGCGGTCCACCCAGCCAGCCGGAACTCGCAAGTGGCGAAAGCGCGACCGTCGCGATGGACATCCTCGAACCGGCCGCGCGCATCGTTGCTTACGATTTCAGTTTCCGCTGA
- a CDS encoding CD225/dispanin family protein, which yields MNTTAAPGSIPNHLAWAIIATVFSLCLCCGIPGLFTGIAAIVFSSQVNSKLNAGDIAGAQSASNTAKILCWITTACAIIGLFWLAFSIATSGVGGLEESIRQGIEQAQRNR from the coding sequence ATGAACACGACCGCCGCACCCGGCTCCATCCCCAATCATCTGGCCTGGGCGATCATCGCGACGGTCTTCAGCCTCTGCCTGTGTTGCGGCATCCCCGGGCTCTTCACCGGTATCGCCGCCATCGTCTTCTCCTCCCAGGTCAATTCGAAGTTGAATGCAGGCGACATCGCCGGGGCGCAGTCCGCTTCGAATACCGCGAAGATTCTTTGCTGGATCACCACTGCCTGCGCGATCATCGGCTTGTTCTGGCTTGCCTTCAGCATCGCAACCAGCGGTGTCGGCGGCCTCGAAGAATCGATCAGGCAGGGCATCGAACAGGCACAGCGCAACCGTTGA
- a CDS encoding transcriptional regulator yields MKTEQDAFSERLRAALRQAGTSESPAELVKLLARFGGEPVSQQAIPGWLNGRAMPRQANLRALAKMLSIEPQQLQYGDDKRVRESRGEWRMNPHDQLAIETFLKLSASQRKLVRSLIEELSKYQAPAKPAKRGR; encoded by the coding sequence ATGAAGACCGAACAAGATGCTTTCAGCGAGCGCCTCCGCGCCGCATTGCGCCAAGCCGGCACGAGCGAGAGTCCGGCCGAACTCGTCAAACTGCTCGCCCGTTTCGGTGGCGAGCCGGTATCGCAGCAGGCCATTCCCGGCTGGCTCAATGGCCGTGCCATGCCCCGTCAGGCCAATCTTCGCGCCTTGGCGAAGATGCTGTCGATCGAGCCGCAACAATTGCAGTACGGCGACGACAAGCGGGTGCGGGAGAGTCGCGGCGAGTGGCGGATGAATCCCCACGACCAGCTCGCGATCGAAACCTTCCTCAAGCTGTCTGCATCGCAACGCAAGCTGGTGCGCAGCCTGATCGAGGAGTTGTCGAAATATCAGGCACCCGCAAAGCCGGCGAAACGCGGACGTTGA
- a CDS encoding helix-turn-helix domain-containing protein, translated as MMNNEQVAFSERLREALRRAGLVESPVELVRLLARFGGEPVSQQAVSGWLKGRAMPRQANLRALAKMLSVEPQQLQYGDDKRVREHRGEWRLDPRDQLAIEAFLQLPPAQRKLLRHVIDEFVKSGGPGKKG; from the coding sequence GTGATGAACAATGAACAAGTCGCGTTCAGCGAACGGCTGCGCGAAGCCCTGCGACGGGCGGGGCTCGTTGAGAGTCCCGTCGAACTCGTCCGCCTGCTCGCGCGCTTCGGCGGGGAGCCCGTCTCCCAGCAAGCCGTTTCCGGTTGGTTGAAGGGTCGCGCCATGCCAAGGCAGGCCAACCTGCGAGCGCTGGCGAAGATGCTGTCGGTCGAACCACAGCAGCTCCAGTACGGCGACGACAAGCGGGTGCGCGAGCATCGCGGCGAATGGCGGCTCGATCCGCGCGACCAGCTGGCGATCGAGGCTTTCCTGCAGTTGCCGCCCGCCCAGCGCAAGCTGTTGCGGCATGTGATCGATGAATTCGTGAAGTCCGGCGGGCCGGGGAAAAAGGGCTAG
- the prmA gene encoding 50S ribosomal protein L11 methyltransferase — protein MPYLELSLRCRESEQPRYEHALEDVGALAVTLLDADAETPNERAILEPGVGEMPIWGEVALSALFDADADPLLLLAALDAFDPGLDWSQAGFRKVEDQDWERAWMDQYVPLHFGARTWIVPWNHELPEGADGADAAVIRLDPGLAFGSGTHPTTSLCLQWLDDLAARGELQGRTVLDFGCGSGILALAALKLGASRAIGVDNDPQAILATHDNAERNGVGARISVHLPGDEPPAVHPIVVANILASALDALAGTLAARVAPGGRIALSGILVGQEDALLTRYGAWFDALNVTREGDWVRIDGRRIDGSRIDDGARAP, from the coding sequence ATGCCCTATCTCGAACTCTCCCTTCGTTGCCGCGAATCCGAACAGCCACGCTACGAGCACGCGCTGGAGGATGTCGGGGCGCTCGCGGTGACCCTGCTCGACGCGGATGCCGAGACGCCGAATGAGCGCGCGATCCTGGAACCCGGCGTCGGCGAGATGCCGATCTGGGGCGAAGTGGCGCTGTCGGCGCTGTTCGATGCCGATGCCGACCCGCTGCTGCTGCTCGCCGCGCTGGACGCGTTCGACCCCGGACTGGACTGGTCGCAAGCCGGTTTCCGCAAAGTCGAGGACCAGGACTGGGAGCGGGCATGGATGGACCAGTACGTGCCGCTGCATTTCGGCGCACGCACCTGGATCGTGCCGTGGAACCACGAACTGCCGGAGGGCGCCGACGGCGCAGACGCTGCGGTGATCCGGCTCGATCCCGGCCTGGCCTTCGGCTCGGGCACGCACCCGACCACTTCTTTGTGCCTGCAATGGCTGGACGACCTCGCCGCGCGCGGCGAACTGCAGGGTCGCACCGTGCTCGATTTCGGCTGCGGCAGCGGCATTCTTGCGCTGGCCGCATTGAAGCTCGGCGCCAGCCGCGCCATCGGCGTCGACAACGATCCGCAAGCGATTCTCGCCACCCACGACAACGCCGAACGCAATGGTGTCGGCGCGCGGATCTCGGTGCATCTGCCTGGCGACGAACCGCCCGCCGTCCATCCGATCGTCGTCGCCAACATCCTGGCATCGGCGCTCGATGCACTGGCCGGCACGCTCGCCGCGCGCGTGGCCCCGGGTGGCCGCATCGCGCTGTCGGGCATCCTGGTCGGACAGGAGGACGCATTGTTGACACGCTACGGTGCGTGGTTCGACGCTCTGAACGTCACCCGCGAAGGCGACTGGGTGCGTATCGATGGCCGCCGCATCGATGGCAGCCGCATCGACGACGGCGCACGCGCTCCGTGA
- the purH gene encoding bifunctional phosphoribosylaminoimidazolecarboxamide formyltransferase/IMP cyclohydrolase: MTSHHLPGAPVTIRRALLSVSDKTGLLDLARALAARNVELLSTGGTAKAIREAGLPVRDVSEFTGFPEMMDGRVKTLHPLVHGGLLGRAGIDDVVMAEHGIGAIDLLVLNLYPFEAVAANPDSTMDEIIENIDIGGPAMLRSAAKNFARVAVATDPAQYAGILEELNANLGSLSAKTRFALSVAAFNRVAQYDAFISNYLSSIQNDGSLALFPAQNNSNFVKVMDLRYGENPHQQGAFYRDLWPVPGTLATFTQLQGKALSYNNLGDADAAWECVRQFEAPACVIVKHANPCGVAESTDCAQAYELAYATDPTSAFGGIIAFNVKLDGATAKTILDRQFVEVLIAPDYDDDALAYAKKKANVRMLRIPHGDGRNNIDVKRVGSGLLMQTADIREVSVDELKTVTRLAPTAEQLGDLLFAWRVAKYVKSNAIVYAKDRHTIGVGAGQMSRVYSARIAGIKAGDAGLVVPGSVMASDAFFPFRDGIDAAADAGIEAVIQPGGSMRDAEVIAAADEHGIAMVFTGVRHFRH, encoded by the coding sequence ATGACCTCTCACCACCTGCCCGGCGCCCCGGTCACGATCCGTCGCGCGCTGTTGTCCGTGTCCGACAAGACCGGCCTGCTCGACCTCGCCCGCGCCCTCGCCGCCCGCAACGTCGAACTGCTGTCCACCGGCGGCACCGCCAAGGCCATTCGCGAAGCAGGCCTGCCGGTGCGGGATGTCAGCGAGTTCACCGGCTTCCCGGAAATGATGGACGGCCGCGTGAAGACGCTGCATCCGCTGGTCCACGGCGGGCTGCTCGGCCGCGCCGGCATCGACGACGTGGTGATGGCCGAACACGGCATCGGCGCGATCGACCTGCTGGTGCTGAACCTGTACCCGTTCGAAGCGGTCGCCGCGAACCCGGACAGCACCATGGACGAGATCATCGAGAACATCGACATCGGCGGCCCGGCGATGCTGAGATCCGCCGCGAAAAACTTCGCGCGCGTCGCGGTCGCCACCGACCCGGCGCAATACGCCGGCATCCTCGAAGAGCTCAACGCCAATCTGGGTTCGCTTTCGGCGAAGACCCGTTTCGCGCTGTCGGTCGCCGCGTTCAACCGCGTGGCGCAGTACGACGCGTTCATCAGCAACTATCTGTCGTCGATCCAGAACGATGGCAGCCTTGCGCTGTTCCCGGCGCAGAACAACAGCAACTTCGTCAAAGTGATGGATCTGCGCTACGGCGAAAACCCGCACCAGCAGGGCGCGTTCTACCGCGATCTCTGGCCGGTGCCGGGCACGCTCGCCACATTCACCCAACTGCAGGGCAAGGCGCTGAGCTACAACAATCTGGGCGACGCCGACGCCGCGTGGGAATGCGTACGCCAGTTCGAAGCGCCGGCCTGCGTCATCGTCAAGCACGCCAATCCTTGCGGCGTCGCCGAAAGCACGGACTGCGCGCAGGCCTACGAGCTGGCGTACGCCACCGACCCGACTTCCGCGTTCGGCGGCATCATCGCGTTCAACGTCAAACTCGACGGCGCGACCGCGAAAACCATCCTCGACCGCCAGTTCGTCGAAGTGCTGATCGCACCCGACTACGACGACGACGCGCTGGCCTATGCGAAGAAGAAAGCCAACGTGCGCATGCTGCGCATCCCGCACGGCGACGGCCGCAACAACATCGACGTGAAGCGCGTCGGCTCCGGCCTGCTGATGCAGACCGCCGACATCCGCGAGGTCTCCGTCGACGAACTGAAAACAGTGACCCGGCTTGCGCCCACCGCCGAACAGCTCGGCGACCTGCTGTTCGCCTGGCGCGTGGCGAAATACGTGAAGTCCAATGCGATCGTGTATGCGAAGGACCGGCACACCATTGGCGTCGGCGCCGGCCAGATGAGCCGGGTGTACTCGGCGCGGATCGCCGGCATCAAAGCGGGCGATGCCGGCCTCGTGGTCCCCGGCTCGGTGATGGCCAGCGATGCGTTCTTTCCGTTCCGCGACGGTATCGACGCCGCCGCAGACGCCGGCATCGAAGCCGTGATCCAGCCCGGCGGCTCGATGCGCGACGCTGAAGTGATCGCCGCCGCCGACGAACACGGCATCGCGATGGTGTTCACGGGCGTGCGGCATTTCCGGCACTGA
- the fis gene encoding DNA-binding transcriptional regulator Fis — protein sequence MRGTSPRHRSRCHSSGNTPSNPRFSTIRRGSRRQRTLDSFPLVVPAAGRGQGWGRCEDAPPERPCLNAERHEPAIRSVARTPLRDHVANSVRRYIGDLNGSDTSNLYEIALREFEIPLFAEVLEHCDGNQSRAAAMLGIHRATLRKKLKDYGLG from the coding sequence ATGCGCGGAACATCGCCACGACACAGGTCTCGTTGCCATTCATCGGGAAACACACCCTCGAACCCGCGATTTTCCACGATTCGTCGTGGCAGCCGGCGACAACGCACGCTAGACTCATTCCCCCTCGTCGTCCCTGCGGCGGGACGCGGCCAGGGATGGGGCCGATGCGAAGACGCGCCACCTGAGAGACCGTGCTTGAACGCCGAACGCCACGAACCCGCCATCCGCTCTGTTGCGCGCACACCGCTGCGCGATCATGTCGCGAATTCCGTACGCCGCTACATCGGCGACCTGAACGGTTCCGACACATCCAATCTGTACGAGATCGCGCTGCGCGAATTCGAGATTCCGCTGTTCGCCGAAGTGCTGGAGCATTGCGACGGCAACCAGAGTCGCGCTGCGGCGATGCTCGGGATTCATCGCGCCACCCTGCGCAAGAAACTGAAGGACTACGGGCTCGGCTGA